Proteins encoded together in one Catellatospora citrea window:
- the ftsY gene encoding signal recognition particle-docking protein FtsY, protein MKDALVPVLVVIGLLLLAGLTLFLVRRPRRGALPPTQEQRPGIERGEKIPPSVITAPAPEKPAPEKAPEQAAPGKPAVVPAPAPPAPGETAPPVEAAPPKPAEPEIETPEPTAGRLVRLRARLSRSQNVFGKGLLGLLSRDHLDDDAWDEVEESLISADVGVQATTEIVAKLRERTRVLGTRTSADLRALLTEELTEALDPKLDRSLHTGVVDGKPSVILVVGVNGAGKTTSCGKIARVLVADGHTVVLGAADTFRAAAAEQLATWASRVGAQVVRGPEGGDPAAVAFDAVKKGIDAGVDTVLIDTAGRLQNKVGLMDELGKIKRVVEKHGPVSETLLVLDATAGQNGLSQARVFTEVADVTGVVLTKLDGTAKGGIVIAVQRALGIPVKLVGLGEGPDDLAPFDPQQFVSALLGDE, encoded by the coding sequence ATGAAAGACGCGCTCGTCCCCGTACTCGTGGTCATCGGCCTGCTGCTGCTGGCCGGGCTGACGCTGTTCCTGGTCCGCCGGCCGCGCCGCGGCGCGCTGCCGCCCACGCAGGAGCAGCGCCCGGGGATCGAGCGCGGCGAGAAGATCCCGCCGAGCGTGATCACGGCGCCCGCGCCCGAGAAGCCCGCGCCCGAGAAGGCGCCGGAGCAGGCCGCGCCCGGCAAGCCGGCCGTGGTGCCGGCGCCGGCCCCGCCCGCGCCGGGGGAGACGGCCCCGCCGGTCGAGGCCGCGCCGCCGAAGCCGGCCGAGCCGGAGATCGAGACGCCGGAGCCGACCGCGGGCCGCCTGGTGCGGCTGCGCGCCCGGCTGTCGCGCTCGCAGAACGTCTTCGGCAAGGGCCTGCTCGGCCTGCTCTCCCGCGACCACCTCGACGACGACGCGTGGGACGAGGTCGAGGAGAGCCTGATCAGCGCCGACGTCGGCGTGCAGGCGACCACCGAGATCGTGGCGAAGCTGCGCGAGCGCACCCGGGTGCTGGGCACCCGGACCAGCGCCGACCTGCGCGCGCTGCTGACCGAGGAGCTGACCGAGGCGCTGGACCCGAAGCTGGACCGCTCGCTGCACACCGGGGTCGTCGACGGCAAGCCGTCGGTGATCCTGGTCGTCGGCGTGAACGGCGCCGGCAAGACCACCAGCTGCGGCAAGATCGCCCGGGTGCTGGTGGCCGACGGTCACACCGTGGTGCTGGGCGCGGCCGACACCTTCCGCGCGGCCGCGGCCGAGCAGCTGGCCACCTGGGCCAGCCGGGTCGGGGCGCAGGTCGTGCGCGGCCCCGAGGGCGGTGACCCGGCCGCCGTCGCGTTCGACGCGGTCAAGAAGGGCATCGACGCGGGCGTCGACACCGTGCTCATCGACACCGCCGGCCGCCTGCAGAACAAGGTCGGCCTGATGGACGAGCTCGGCAAGATCAAGCGCGTGGTGGAGAAGCACGGCCCGGTCTCGGAGACCCTGCTGGTGCTCGACGCCACCGCGGGTCAGAATGGGCTGAGCCAGGCTCGGGTCTTCACCGAGGTCGCCGACGTCACCGGCGTGGTGCTCACTAAATTGGACGGCACGGCGAAGGGCGGTATCGTGATCGCGGTGCAGCGTGCTCTCGGCATTCCGGTGAAACTGGTCGGCCTTGGCGAGGGTCCCGACGATCTCGCACCCTTCGACCCTCAGCAGTTCGTCTCCGCCCTGCTGGGCGACGAGTGA
- a CDS encoding aminoglycoside phosphotransferase family protein — MVTAPFQDPTEIPLRGGNVSTVVRVGETVRRNAGPWTPTVHALLRHLEYAGFTGSPRALGMDEHGREVLSYLPGECGEYPLAPHWVTDEALVTVATMLRMFHDAQAGFRTPPGGVWRSFGPPPPDAEIICHHDAAPHNVIWRPDGTLAMIDFDLASPGSRIYDVAYAAWTWVPIFSDRDSITLGWHRPDRPRRLRLFADAYGLIPRDRHRLVRTIRKRIVDHVEGIRRLATAGEPAFVRIVQKGHLRRPLRDLRLIDYERYTLEHALR, encoded by the coding sequence ATGGTGACAGCCCCTTTCCAGGATCCCACCGAGATCCCGCTGCGTGGCGGAAACGTCAGCACGGTGGTGCGGGTCGGCGAGACGGTCCGGCGCAACGCCGGCCCGTGGACCCCGACCGTGCACGCCCTGCTGCGCCATCTCGAGTACGCCGGTTTCACCGGTTCCCCCCGTGCCCTGGGCATGGACGAGCACGGCCGTGAGGTGCTGTCCTACCTGCCGGGCGAGTGCGGGGAATACCCGCTGGCCCCGCACTGGGTCACCGACGAGGCGCTGGTCACCGTCGCCACCATGCTGCGCATGTTCCACGACGCGCAGGCCGGCTTCCGCACACCGCCGGGCGGGGTGTGGCGCTCGTTCGGGCCGCCGCCGCCGGACGCGGAGATCATCTGCCACCACGACGCCGCCCCGCACAACGTCATCTGGCGGCCGGACGGCACCCTCGCGATGATCGACTTCGACCTCGCGTCGCCCGGCTCGCGCATCTACGACGTGGCGTACGCCGCCTGGACCTGGGTGCCGATCTTCAGCGACCGGGACTCGATCACGCTCGGCTGGCACCGGCCCGACCGGCCCCGCCGGCTGCGCCTGTTCGCCGACGCGTACGGGCTGATTCCGCGCGACCGGCACCGTCTCGTGCGGACCATTCGCAAGCGCATCGTGGACCACGTCGAGGGCATCCGCCGCCTCGCCACAGCGGGGGAGCCGGCGTTCGTACGTATCGTGCAGAAGGGCCACCTTCGTCGGCCGCTTCGCGACCTTCGGCTGATTGACTACGAGCGGTACACGCTGGAGCACGCGCTGCGCTGA
- a CDS encoding ammonium transporter: protein MLLVEDPPTIDTGNTAWLLVSSALVLLMTPGLALFYGGLNRAKGVLNMMIMSFASIGLVSIIWVVYGFTAAFGTNENADLNSFIGNFSTYLGMPTDKTGEIWFLAGASTGIPTYVFAIFQMMFAIITVALISGAISDRAKFAGWLLFAFGWVTLVYIPVAHWVWGGGFIGAKIFALDFAGGTAVHINAGAAALGVALVLGKRIGWPKDKFKPHNVPFVALGAGLLWFGWFGFNAGSELTVDAITGVAFLNTQVATAAGLLGWIIVEWFRDGKPTLVGASSGAVAGLVAITPACGFIPTLPAVLLGLVAGAVCALAVGLKYKLGYDDSLDVVGVHFVGGWIGSLFIGLFASTELNSFITTLGGQDGLFYGGGVTQLGRQALASGIVTVFSFVVAALLAFVIDKTIGFRVKPEAEVEGIDVAEHAESAYELSSSAGGGSAGAFALAGIGTPKAPKADVEETAPATEKVSG, encoded by the coding sequence GTGCTGCTCGTCGAAGATCCACCGACGATCGACACCGGTAACACAGCGTGGCTGCTGGTCTCGTCCGCTCTGGTGCTGCTCATGACTCCGGGTCTGGCGCTGTTCTACGGCGGCCTGAACCGTGCCAAGGGCGTCCTCAACATGATGATCATGAGCTTCGCCTCGATCGGGCTCGTCTCCATCATCTGGGTCGTCTATGGCTTCACGGCCGCGTTCGGCACGAACGAGAACGCGGACCTGAACTCCTTCATCGGTAACTTCTCCACCTACCTGGGGATGCCGACCGACAAGACGGGCGAGATCTGGTTCCTGGCCGGCGCGTCGACGGGCATCCCGACGTACGTGTTCGCCATCTTCCAGATGATGTTCGCGATCATCACGGTCGCCCTGATCAGCGGCGCGATCTCCGACCGGGCGAAGTTCGCCGGCTGGCTGCTGTTCGCCTTCGGCTGGGTCACCCTGGTCTACATCCCGGTCGCGCACTGGGTCTGGGGCGGCGGCTTCATCGGCGCCAAGATCTTCGCGCTCGACTTCGCGGGTGGCACCGCGGTCCACATCAACGCGGGTGCCGCGGCACTCGGTGTGGCCCTGGTGCTCGGCAAGCGCATCGGCTGGCCGAAGGACAAGTTCAAGCCGCACAACGTGCCGTTCGTCGCCCTGGGCGCCGGTCTGCTGTGGTTCGGCTGGTTCGGGTTCAACGCGGGCTCGGAGCTGACGGTCGACGCCATCACGGGTGTCGCGTTCCTGAACACCCAGGTGGCCACGGCCGCCGGTCTGCTCGGCTGGATCATCGTCGAGTGGTTCCGTGACGGCAAGCCGACCCTGGTCGGCGCGTCCTCCGGCGCGGTCGCCGGCCTGGTCGCGATCACCCCGGCCTGTGGCTTCATCCCGACCCTGCCCGCGGTGCTGCTCGGCCTGGTCGCCGGTGCGGTCTGCGCGCTGGCGGTCGGCCTGAAGTACAAGCTCGGCTACGACGACTCGCTCGACGTGGTCGGCGTGCACTTCGTCGGTGGCTGGATCGGCTCGCTGTTCATCGGTCTGTTCGCCAGCACCGAGCTGAACTCCTTCATCACCACGCTGGGCGGCCAGGACGGCCTGTTCTACGGTGGCGGGGTCACCCAGCTCGGCCGGCAGGCGCTGGCCAGCGGCATCGTGACGGTCTTCTCGTTCGTGGTCGCCGCACTGCTCGCGTTCGTCATCGACAAGACCATCGGCTTCCGGGTCAAGCCCGAGGCCGAGGTCGAGGGCATCGACGTCGCCGAGCACGCGGAGAGCGCGTACGAGCTGTCGTCCTCGGCGGGCGGCGGCAGCGCCGGCGCCTTCGCTCTGGCCGGTATCGGTACGCCCAAGGCTCCCAAGGCCGATGTGGAAGAGACGGCACCGGCCACCGAAAAGGTGTCCGGCTAA
- a CDS encoding P-II family nitrogen regulator: MKLVTAVIKPYQLDAVKEALHAMGVAGLTVSEVQGYGRQKGHTEVYRGAEYTVEFLPKIRIEVVTDELDVEKVVDSIVTAARTGKIGDGKVWVTEVSEVVRVRTGERGLDAL; the protein is encoded by the coding sequence ATGAAGCTGGTCACCGCCGTCATCAAGCCGTACCAGTTGGACGCTGTGAAGGAGGCTCTGCACGCCATGGGCGTCGCCGGGCTGACGGTCAGCGAGGTCCAGGGTTACGGCCGGCAGAAGGGCCACACCGAGGTGTACCGGGGTGCCGAGTACACGGTGGAGTTCCTGCCGAAGATCCGGATCGAGGTGGTCACGGACGAGCTGGACGTGGAGAAGGTCGTCGACTCCATCGTCACCGCCGCCCGGACCGGCAAGATCGGGGACGGAAAGGTCTGGGTCACCGAGGTGTCCGAGGTGGTCCGGGTCCGCACCGGCGAGCGCGGACTCGACGCGCTCTGA
- a CDS encoding [protein-PII] uridylyltransferase yields the protein MGPGNVVASASDSAAGPGPDYARLALREQSSIGVDARLARADVLDAWLRRLLPDTPGVALVAVGGLGRRECTPHGDLDLILVHAGVPRVDELAASLWYPIWDARMGLDHSTRTVAESLDAAHDDVKVALGLLDARHIAGDPALSAQLSRAAVDQWRRTARRQLLRLRELVEERHAAHGELAYLLEGDIKEAAGGLRDVGVLRGIGVAGVADALPPQVRAAATRLLDVRDALHVSIGRRNDRLRAQERLQVAELLGLADGDTLLRRIGLDARTVSWSLTDAWRSVQRWTAAGSRQGDPRTREAVAVRRPIARDVVAADGEIVLARAAVGPHPDPSLSLRVAAAAAQHQMPIARATLEWLARFCPPLPTPWPASARTALLTLLGAGTGLVAAWEACDRFGLTSAWLPQWTRLRGTPQHHPVHRFTLDRHLVQAAANAATWSREVARPDLLVLGALLHDVGKGLPGDHSEVGAELAREIATAIGLPTADVDTIAALVRYHLVLPDTATRRDLDDPATINYVAKLVGDTGTLELLQMLARADAQATGPAAWSAWKSKLIDDLCARVRKVLGGGQLPEPTPPDPALLAGPLPVVQVADDWVALAAHDRVGLLAAVAGCLATHKLEIVAAGTSTIGERAIIECAVNNRYGTPPDRELLAADLRRVGLDQLPLPRRLGSAGGRKPVTGAEPRVIWGEATGATLLELRATDSPGLLYRVTAALAELGVDVRTARVSTLGADVVDAFYLVGDIDRDTVEAAVLAAA from the coding sequence ATGGGCCCGGGGAACGTCGTAGCTTCCGCATCGGACAGCGCGGCGGGCCCCGGGCCCGACTACGCGCGGCTCGCGCTGCGCGAACAGTCCTCCATCGGCGTCGACGCCCGGCTCGCCCGGGCCGACGTGCTCGACGCCTGGCTGCGCCGGCTGCTGCCGGACACCCCCGGCGTCGCCCTGGTGGCCGTCGGCGGGCTGGGCCGCCGCGAGTGCACCCCGCACGGCGACCTGGACCTGATCCTGGTGCACGCCGGGGTGCCGCGGGTCGACGAGCTGGCCGCGTCCCTGTGGTATCCGATCTGGGACGCCCGGATGGGCCTGGACCACTCCACCCGCACCGTCGCCGAGTCGCTCGACGCGGCGCACGACGACGTCAAGGTCGCCCTCGGGCTGCTCGACGCCCGCCACATCGCCGGTGACCCGGCACTGTCCGCCCAGCTCAGCCGAGCCGCGGTGGACCAGTGGCGGCGCACCGCGCGCCGCCAGCTGCTGCGGCTGCGGGAGCTGGTCGAGGAGCGCCACGCCGCCCACGGCGAGCTGGCGTACCTGCTCGAAGGCGACATCAAGGAGGCCGCCGGCGGCCTGCGCGACGTCGGCGTGCTGCGCGGCATCGGCGTCGCGGGCGTCGCCGACGCGCTGCCGCCCCAGGTGCGCGCCGCCGCGACCCGGCTGCTCGACGTACGCGACGCGCTGCACGTCAGCATCGGCCGGCGCAACGACCGGCTGCGGGCCCAGGAGCGCCTGCAGGTGGCGGAACTGCTCGGGCTGGCCGACGGCGACACGCTGCTGCGCCGGATCGGGCTCGACGCGCGTACCGTCTCGTGGTCGCTGACCGACGCCTGGCGTTCGGTGCAGCGCTGGACCGCCGCCGGATCCCGCCAGGGCGACCCGCGCACCCGCGAGGCGGTGGCCGTACGCCGCCCGATCGCCCGCGACGTGGTCGCCGCCGACGGCGAGATCGTGCTGGCCCGGGCCGCGGTCGGCCCGCACCCCGACCCGTCGCTGTCGCTGCGGGTGGCGGCCGCCGCCGCCCAGCACCAGATGCCCATCGCGCGGGCCACCCTGGAATGGCTGGCCCGGTTCTGCCCGCCGCTGCCGACCCCGTGGCCCGCCTCGGCCCGCACCGCCCTGCTGACCCTGCTCGGGGCGGGCACCGGCCTGGTGGCGGCGTGGGAGGCCTGCGACCGCTTCGGGCTCACCTCGGCCTGGCTGCCGCAGTGGACCCGGCTGCGCGGCACCCCGCAGCACCACCCCGTGCACCGCTTCACCCTCGACCGGCACCTGGTGCAGGCCGCCGCGAACGCCGCCACCTGGTCGCGCGAGGTGGCCCGGCCGGACCTGCTGGTGCTCGGCGCGCTGCTGCACGACGTGGGCAAGGGCCTGCCCGGTGACCACAGCGAGGTCGGCGCGGAACTGGCCCGCGAGATCGCCACCGCGATCGGGCTGCCGACCGCCGACGTCGACACGATCGCCGCGCTGGTGCGATACCACCTGGTGCTGCCCGACACGGCGACCCGGCGCGACCTCGACGACCCGGCGACGATCAACTACGTCGCCAAGCTCGTCGGGGACACCGGCACCCTCGAACTGCTGCAGATGCTCGCCCGCGCCGACGCCCAGGCCACCGGCCCGGCCGCCTGGTCGGCCTGGAAGTCCAAGCTCATCGACGACCTGTGCGCGCGGGTGCGCAAGGTGCTCGGCGGCGGGCAGCTGCCCGAGCCCACCCCGCCCGACCCGGCGCTGCTGGCCGGGCCACTGCCGGTGGTGCAGGTCGCCGACGACTGGGTGGCACTGGCCGCGCACGACCGTGTCGGCCTGCTCGCCGCGGTCGCGGGCTGCCTGGCCACCCACAAACTGGAGATCGTCGCCGCGGGCACCTCCACCATCGGCGAGCGCGCGATCATCGAATGCGCCGTGAACAACCGCTACGGCACCCCGCCGGACCGGGAGCTGCTGGCCGCGGACCTGCGCCGGGTCGGGCTGGACCAGCTGCCGCTGCCGCGCCGCCTGGGCAGCGCCGGCGGCCGCAAGCCGGTGACCGGGGCCGAGCCGCGGGTCATCTGGGGTGAGGCCACCGGCGCGACGCTGCTGGAACTGCGCGCCACGGACTCGCCCGGCCTGCTCTACCGGGTCACCGCGGCGCTGGCGGAGCTCGGCGTCGACGTGCGCACCGCCCGCGTCTCCACCCTCGGCGCCGACGTCGTCGACGCCTTCTACCTCGTCGGCGACATCGACCGCGACACCGTCGAAGCCGCCGTCCTCGCCGCCGCCTGA
- the ffh gene encoding signal recognition particle protein: MFDTLSDRLSGIFSKLRSKGRLTDADVDATAREIRLALLEADVALPVVKAFIFRLKERARGAQVSQALNPAQQIIKIVHEELVAVLGGEARRLQFAKQPPTVIMLAGLQGSGKTTLAGKLARWLKAQGNQPLLVACDLQRPNAVNQLQVLGQRAGVEVYAPEPGNGTGDPVQVAKDSIEHARRHMRDIVIVDTAGRLGIDTEMMAQAAAIRDAVNPDEVIFVIDAMVGQDAVATAEAFRDGVGITGVVLSKLDGDARGGAALSVREVTGQPILFASTGEKLEDFDVFHPDRMASRILGMGDVLTLIEQAEQAFDEEQKEKMTAKLLGGEQFTLEDFLDQLIAVRRMGPIANLLGMMPGMGQMKDQLAELDDSHFDKVTAIIRSMTPGERTTPKILNGSRRARIARGSGVTVTDVNQLLNRFEQAQKMMKQMGGMMGLPGGGRRKATKSPKNKRKGTKSGGGPRGGFPAGLPGMGGGMPQLPPGMDPAALEQQMGMGGGSPFKAPKLDFGKLMKGDDKDKDK, encoded by the coding sequence GTGTTTGACACCCTGAGCGACCGGCTCTCCGGCATCTTCTCCAAGCTGCGGAGCAAGGGCCGGCTCACCGACGCCGACGTGGACGCCACCGCCCGGGAGATCCGGCTGGCGCTGCTGGAGGCGGATGTCGCCCTGCCGGTGGTGAAGGCCTTCATCTTCCGGCTCAAGGAGCGGGCGCGCGGCGCGCAGGTCTCGCAGGCGCTCAACCCGGCCCAGCAGATCATCAAGATCGTGCACGAGGAGCTGGTCGCGGTCCTCGGCGGGGAGGCGCGGCGGCTCCAGTTCGCCAAGCAGCCGCCGACCGTGATCATGCTGGCCGGTCTGCAGGGTTCCGGTAAGACCACGCTCGCCGGCAAGCTCGCCCGCTGGCTCAAGGCCCAGGGCAACCAGCCGCTGCTGGTCGCCTGCGACCTCCAGCGCCCCAACGCGGTCAACCAGCTGCAGGTGCTCGGCCAGCGCGCGGGCGTCGAGGTGTACGCGCCGGAGCCCGGCAACGGCACCGGCGACCCCGTGCAGGTCGCCAAGGACTCGATCGAGCACGCGCGCCGCCACATGCGCGACATCGTGATCGTCGACACCGCCGGCCGCCTCGGCATCGACACCGAGATGATGGCGCAGGCGGCGGCGATCCGCGACGCGGTCAACCCGGACGAGGTCATCTTCGTCATCGACGCGATGGTCGGCCAGGACGCCGTGGCCACCGCGGAGGCGTTCCGCGACGGCGTCGGCATCACCGGTGTCGTGCTCTCCAAGCTCGACGGCGACGCCCGCGGTGGTGCCGCGCTGTCCGTGCGTGAGGTCACCGGCCAGCCGATCCTGTTCGCGTCCACCGGCGAGAAGCTGGAGGACTTCGACGTCTTCCACCCCGACCGGATGGCCAGCCGCATCCTCGGCATGGGCGACGTGCTGACCCTCATCGAGCAGGCCGAGCAGGCCTTCGACGAGGAGCAGAAGGAGAAGATGACGGCGAAGCTGCTCGGGGGCGAGCAGTTCACGCTGGAGGACTTCCTGGACCAGCTCATCGCCGTACGCCGGATGGGCCCCATCGCGAACCTGCTGGGCATGATGCCGGGCATGGGCCAGATGAAGGACCAGCTGGCCGAGCTGGACGACAGCCACTTCGACAAGGTCACCGCGATCATCCGCTCGATGACCCCGGGCGAGCGCACCACGCCGAAGATCCTCAACGGCTCGCGTCGCGCGCGTATCGCCCGCGGCTCCGGGGTCACCGTCACCGACGTGAACCAGCTGCTCAACCGCTTCGAGCAGGCGCAGAAGATGATGAAGCAGATGGGCGGCATGATGGGCCTGCCCGGCGGCGGCCGCCGCAAGGCGACCAAGTCGCCCAAGAACAAGCGCAAGGGCACCAAGAGCGGCGGCGGCCCGCGCGGCGGTTTCCCGGCCGGCCTGCCCGGCATGGGCGGCGGCATGCCGCAGCTGCCCCCGGGCATGGACCCGGCAGCGCTGGAGCAGCAGATGGGCATGGGCGGCGGCAGCCCGTTCAAGGCCCCGAAGCTCGACTTCGGCAAGCTGATGAAGGGCGACGACAAGGACAAGGACAAGTAG
- a CDS encoding amidohydrolase family protein — protein MATALHVRGVVLPDDEVRDLWLVGDRVTLTPVPGAQTVSDGGYVLPGLVDAHCHIGIAPGGAPVTSLEQARELAFVDRDAGVLAIRDAGSPFPYATLDDDHDVPRLARAGRHVAPPRRYLPEIGVEVPADQVVAEVTRQAAAGTGWVKLVGDWIDRDRGDLAPAWDEATLTAAVAAAHAAGARITAHCFEESSVATLVRAGIDCVEHGTGLSTGLLDEMARRGTALVPTMINIETFGHIAERAEAKFPGYAKHMRALRDRFPAVVSAAHDAGVPIYVGSDAGGGIAHGLAAQEMLRLHAAGMSANDVLAAGSWRARDWLGFPGLTEGGLADLTVYAEDPRRDLRTLLAPQHIVLRGRVLR, from the coding sequence ATGGCGACGGCGCTGCATGTGCGGGGCGTGGTGCTCCCCGACGACGAGGTACGGGACCTGTGGTTGGTCGGTGACCGGGTGACGCTCACCCCGGTGCCGGGGGCGCAGACGGTCTCCGACGGCGGATACGTGCTGCCGGGCCTGGTCGACGCGCACTGCCACATCGGCATCGCGCCCGGCGGGGCCCCGGTGACCAGCCTGGAGCAGGCGCGGGAACTGGCCTTCGTCGACCGGGACGCCGGGGTGCTGGCGATCCGGGACGCGGGCTCGCCGTTTCCGTACGCCACCTTGGACGACGACCACGACGTGCCGCGACTGGCCCGCGCGGGCCGGCACGTCGCCCCGCCGCGCCGGTATCTGCCCGAGATCGGGGTCGAGGTGCCCGCCGACCAGGTGGTCGCGGAGGTGACCCGGCAGGCGGCCGCGGGCACGGGCTGGGTGAAGCTGGTCGGCGACTGGATCGACCGCGACCGCGGCGACCTCGCGCCGGCCTGGGACGAGGCCACGCTCACCGCGGCCGTGGCGGCGGCGCACGCCGCCGGCGCGCGGATCACCGCGCACTGCTTCGAGGAGTCGAGCGTCGCGACGCTGGTGCGCGCGGGCATCGACTGCGTCGAGCACGGCACCGGCCTGTCCACCGGCCTGCTCGACGAGATGGCACGCCGGGGGACCGCGCTGGTGCCCACGATGATCAACATTGAGACGTTCGGGCACATCGCGGAGCGGGCCGAGGCGAAGTTCCCCGGATACGCCAAGCACATGCGCGCGCTGCGGGACCGGTTCCCGGCCGTGGTGTCCGCGGCGCACGACGCGGGGGTGCCGATCTACGTCGGCTCCGACGCGGGCGGCGGCATCGCGCACGGCCTGGCCGCGCAGGAGATGCTGCGCCTGCACGCGGCCGGGATGTCCGCGAACGACGTGCTCGCCGCCGGCTCCTGGCGGGCCCGCGACTGGCTGGGCTTCCCCGGCCTGACCGAGGGCGGCCTGGCCGACCTGACCGTGTACGCCGAAGACCCCCGCCGTGACCTGCGCACCCTGCTCGCCCCGCAACACATCGTCCTGCGCGGCCGCGTCCTCCGCTGA
- the proS gene encoding proline--tRNA ligase, protein MARVLTPRAEDFPRWYQDLISKAQLADNGPVRGTMVIRPTAYAIWERMQADMDARIKAAGAENAYFPLFIPESYLKREAEHVEGFSPELAVVTHGGGKQLAEPVVVRPTSETVIGEFMAKWVDSYRDLPLLLNQWANVVRWEMRPRIFLRTSEFLWQEGHTAHATEADAKAYTLKIHHEVYERHMRDLLAIPVVLGRKTNRERFAGATSTYTLEAMMGDGKALQMGTSHELGQNFAKAFDVAYSSQAGTREHAWTTSWGTSTRMLGGLIMCHGDDNGMRVPPALAPIQALVTVVKETDGSITSAARTLVEDLVAAGVRAKLDDRVDTPFGRRAVDAELKGYPIRVEVGPRDLAEGRVVLVRRIDGSKTPLQLGEAVGAVTAALEADQKALYDEALARREANTVEVSTLDEALEAAGTGWARVPWSAVGVDGEALANERAITVRCLFRADGSVPASQDEPDLTAILARSY, encoded by the coding sequence ATGGCGCGTGTGCTCACTCCCCGGGCGGAAGACTTTCCCCGCTGGTATCAGGACCTGATCTCCAAGGCTCAGCTGGCCGACAACGGCCCGGTCCGGGGCACCATGGTCATCCGACCGACGGCCTACGCCATCTGGGAGCGGATGCAGGCCGACATGGACGCCCGGATCAAGGCGGCGGGCGCGGAGAACGCGTACTTCCCGCTGTTCATCCCGGAGAGCTACCTCAAGCGCGAGGCCGAGCACGTCGAGGGCTTCTCGCCCGAGCTCGCGGTGGTCACCCACGGCGGCGGCAAGCAGCTGGCCGAGCCGGTCGTGGTGCGCCCCACCAGCGAGACCGTCATCGGCGAGTTCATGGCCAAGTGGGTCGACTCCTACCGTGACCTGCCGCTGCTGCTCAACCAGTGGGCCAACGTGGTCCGCTGGGAGATGCGTCCCCGGATCTTCCTGCGCACGTCGGAGTTCCTGTGGCAGGAGGGGCACACCGCCCACGCCACCGAGGCCGACGCCAAGGCATACACCTTGAAGATCCACCACGAGGTGTACGAGCGCCACATGCGTGACCTGCTCGCCATCCCGGTGGTGCTGGGCCGCAAGACGAATCGCGAGCGCTTCGCGGGAGCCACCAGCACGTACACGCTGGAGGCGATGATGGGCGACGGCAAGGCGCTGCAGATGGGCACCTCGCACGAGCTGGGCCAGAACTTCGCCAAGGCGTTCGACGTGGCGTACTCGTCGCAGGCGGGCACCCGCGAGCACGCCTGGACCACGTCCTGGGGCACCTCGACCCGCATGCTCGGCGGTCTGATCATGTGCCACGGCGACGACAACGGCATGCGCGTCCCGCCGGCGCTCGCGCCGATCCAGGCGCTGGTGACCGTGGTCAAGGAGACCGACGGCTCGATCACCTCCGCGGCCCGCACGCTGGTCGAGGACCTGGTCGCGGCCGGGGTCCGGGCCAAGCTGGACGACCGGGTCGACACCCCGTTCGGCCGCCGCGCCGTCGACGCCGAGCTGAAGGGCTACCCGATCCGGGTCGAGGTCGGCCCGCGGGACCTGGCCGAGGGCCGGGTCGTGCTGGTGCGCCGCATCGACGGCTCGAAGACCCCGCTGCAGCTCGGTGAGGCGGTCGGCGCGGTCACCGCCGCGCTGGAGGCCGACCAGAAGGCGCTGTACGACGAGGCCCTCGCGCGCCGGGAGGCGAACACCGTCGAGGTGTCCACCCTGGACGAGGCCCTCGAAGCGGCCGGCACCGGCTGGGCCCGGGTGCCGTGGTCCGCGGTCGGCGTCGACGGCGAGGCGCTGGCCAACGAGCGCGCCATCACGGTGCGCTGCCTGTTCCGGGCCGACGGCTCCGTCCCGGCCTCGCAGGACGAGCCCGACCTGACCGCGATCCTGGCCCGCTCGTACTGA
- a CDS encoding DUF402 domain-containing protein has translation MRFEPGRVILHRHFHGHRIGLLKTAVVAADDEQGLLLWVPRGAPMLDRLAVDRRGLRAMPFSEWIETETKLWEVTWSGPSLLKWLPRGEDHSVWFFRDDAGRFTKWYVNLEESGTRWDDGRVAGVDIVDQDLDIVVAPDLSWRWKDEEEFAERLAYPQHYWVADGEAVRAEGERVVKLIEAGAFPFDGTWCDFQPDPAWAVPAEVPAGWDRPRARP, from the coding sequence ATGCGTTTCGAACCCGGACGGGTGATCCTGCACCGCCACTTCCACGGCCACCGGATCGGCCTGCTCAAGACCGCCGTGGTCGCCGCCGACGACGAACAGGGCCTGCTGCTGTGGGTGCCCCGCGGCGCGCCGATGCTGGACCGGCTCGCGGTCGACCGGCGCGGCCTGCGGGCCATGCCGTTCTCGGAGTGGATCGAGACGGAGACGAAGCTCTGGGAGGTCACCTGGTCGGGGCCGAGCCTGCTCAAGTGGCTGCCGCGCGGCGAGGACCACTCGGTGTGGTTCTTCCGCGACGACGCCGGCCGGTTCACCAAGTGGTACGTCAACCTCGAGGAGTCCGGGACGCGCTGGGACGACGGCCGGGTCGCCGGTGTCGACATCGTGGACCAGGACCTCGACATCGTGGTCGCGCCCGACCTGTCCTGGCGGTGGAAGGACGAGGAGGAGTTCGCCGAGCGCCTGGCGTACCCGCAGCACTACTGGGTGGCCGACGGCGAGGCGGTGCGGGCCGAGGGCGAGCGGGTGGTCAAGCTGATCGAGGCGGGCGCCTTCCCGTTCGACGGCACCTGGTGCGACTTCCAGCCCGACCCGGCCTGGGCCGTGCCCGCCGAGGTCCCGGCCGGCTGGGACCGCCCCCGCGCACGGCCGTGA